In one window of Microscilla marina ATCC 23134 DNA:
- a CDS encoding STAS domain-containing protein, translating to MQIKTINEEQFHIIEIYGDVDASSSITLDKSIEEAITNGKKNILVDCANLNYISSAGLGVFMSHIEEFKEKEIFFTLFGLSSKVKNVFEILGLDQLLQIVDSKQEAKDIK from the coding sequence ATGCAAATAAAAACAATAAACGAAGAGCAATTTCATATCATTGAAATTTATGGCGATGTAGACGCATCATCTTCCATTACCTTAGACAAATCCATAGAAGAAGCAATAACTAATGGCAAAAAGAATATTTTGGTAGATTGTGCCAACCTCAATTATATATCATCTGCCGGTTTGGGAGTGTTTATGTCTCACATAGAAGAGTTCAAAGAAAAAGAAATATTCTTTACACTTTTTGGGCTTAGTTCAAAAGTTAAAAATGTATTTGAGATATTAGGTTTAGATCAGTTATTGCAAATAGTTGACTCTAAACAAGAGGCTAAAGATATAAAATAG
- a CDS encoding peptidylprolyl isomerase — MFKNSVCTKAGLYVLGLCVALVSCTTTKKTTSSKSKVIATLGANPIYLSDFKYTYEKSLKNKDSAYTRSSVSSYLDLYIKFKLKILAAQKKGIDTTDAFNNELSTYKEQLAKPYLTDKAKVEELVREAYDRLKEEVRVSHILVKVDKEAEPQDTVVAYNKILELRKTVLNGKSFEQVASTHSQSPSAKQGGNIGYFTALQMVYPFENASYQTQVGSISDLLRTKFGYHFLKVTDRRKASGKIQTAHIMIMQPAKANAKDSIEAKRKIDKIYERLKAGEDWDKLCRQFSEDQPSKNKGGVLPEFGVGEAIPEFEQASFQLKEVGDFSKPVYTPYSGWHIIKLMKKRTLDTFTEVEPFIRQKVAKDSRLKVTHRSFIAKLKKINNFRLNPKVANKAIAKAGTTLLKGVWKYSPTHNGLKEGLISFEDKVLKIKKTYTVKDFFDYVVLKQVPKSNIATPTHYMRLLLDNYVDYSALDFERNNLNAKYKDYRMLVKEYKEGMMLFQMMNDKVWNKAIMDTAGARKFFEANREKYRWGKRANATIYSVANAQIMTQLKTRLVQPSYLVSKVKVNNVYFDKEQKVLDQNAQRTLLSVANLLKKNRHYKLELSGHIDPAEPVGLSSQRLQNTLDFLLRQRIGVDRITTKDYKNSKPVSIKDRRRNRRIEFAFYSSQKKDLVNELNLTNPLNVKVNQGVYEKGENDFVDKIAWEKGKTELQDKDRLVLVVIEDVLQPRLKTYKETRGKVIANYQTYLEKEWLESLKKEYPVQVNQEVIDQLVSKK; from the coding sequence ATGTTTAAAAATAGTGTTTGTACCAAAGCAGGATTGTATGTTTTAGGTTTGTGTGTAGCTTTGGTGAGCTGTACAACTACAAAGAAAACAACAAGTAGTAAGTCGAAAGTAATTGCCACCCTGGGAGCTAATCCTATTTATCTATCCGATTTTAAATATACCTACGAGAAAAGCCTCAAAAACAAGGACAGTGCTTATACACGCAGTAGTGTATCCAGTTATCTTGACTTATATATTAAGTTTAAACTTAAAATTTTGGCAGCTCAAAAAAAAGGGATAGATACTACCGATGCTTTTAACAATGAACTGAGTACCTATAAAGAGCAACTTGCCAAGCCTTACCTTACTGATAAAGCCAAAGTAGAGGAGTTGGTAAGAGAAGCCTATGATCGTTTAAAAGAAGAGGTAAGAGTCTCTCATATTTTGGTAAAAGTAGATAAGGAAGCCGAGCCACAAGATACCGTCGTTGCTTACAACAAAATTTTGGAGTTGCGTAAAACCGTGCTCAATGGCAAAAGCTTTGAACAAGTAGCAAGCACTCACTCACAAAGCCCCTCTGCCAAACAAGGTGGTAATATAGGTTATTTTACTGCATTACAGATGGTCTACCCATTTGAGAATGCTTCTTATCAAACACAGGTGGGGTCTATTTCAGATTTATTGCGTACCAAATTTGGTTACCATTTTCTAAAAGTAACCGACAGGCGTAAAGCCAGTGGCAAGATCCAAACTGCCCATATTATGATTATGCAACCTGCCAAAGCCAATGCTAAAGACTCTATTGAGGCCAAGCGTAAAATTGATAAAATTTATGAAAGACTCAAAGCCGGAGAAGACTGGGACAAATTGTGTCGTCAATTTTCTGAAGATCAACCTTCTAAGAACAAAGGAGGTGTGCTGCCAGAGTTTGGGGTGGGTGAGGCAATTCCTGAGTTTGAGCAAGCTTCTTTTCAATTAAAGGAAGTAGGCGATTTTTCAAAGCCTGTGTATACTCCATACAGTGGTTGGCATATCATCAAATTGATGAAAAAGCGGACCTTGGATACATTTACCGAAGTGGAGCCATTTATCAGGCAAAAAGTTGCCAAAGACTCTCGCCTTAAGGTAACTCATCGGTCATTTATCGCCAAACTAAAAAAAATCAACAACTTTAGGTTGAACCCTAAAGTCGCTAACAAGGCTATAGCTAAGGCTGGTACTACATTACTCAAGGGTGTTTGGAAGTATAGTCCTACCCACAATGGTTTGAAAGAAGGGCTTATATCGTTTGAAGATAAAGTATTGAAAATTAAGAAAACCTATACTGTCAAAGATTTTTTTGACTATGTAGTGTTAAAACAGGTTCCTAAAAGTAATATTGCGACCCCTACACATTATATGCGTTTGTTACTGGACAACTATGTAGATTATAGTGCACTGGATTTTGAGCGTAATAACTTGAATGCAAAATACAAGGATTACCGAATGTTAGTAAAAGAGTATAAAGAGGGAATGATGTTGTTTCAGATGATGAACGACAAAGTGTGGAACAAGGCTATTATGGATACTGCTGGGGCAAGAAAGTTTTTTGAAGCAAATCGTGAAAAATATCGTTGGGGTAAGCGAGCTAATGCTACCATATACAGCGTAGCCAATGCTCAGATAATGACTCAATTAAAAACGCGTTTGGTTCAACCCAGTTATCTTGTGAGTAAAGTAAAAGTAAATAATGTATATTTTGACAAAGAGCAAAAAGTGTTAGATCAAAATGCTCAGCGTACCTTGTTGTCAGTGGCAAATCTCCTGAAGAAAAACCGTCATTATAAGCTGGAACTTTCGGGTCATATTGACCCAGCTGAACCGGTTGGTTTATCATCTCAACGTTTGCAAAATACTTTGGACTTTTTACTGAGACAGCGAATCGGTGTTGACCGTATTACTACTAAAGATTATAAAAACTCGAAGCCGGTGTCTATCAAAGACCGACGACGAAACCGAAGAATTGAATTTGCTTTTTATTCATCTCAAAAGAAAGATTTAGTCAATGAATTAAATCTTACCAACCCGTTAAATGTAAAAGTTAACCAAGGGGTATACGAAAAAGGCGAAAACGATTTTGTAGATAAAATTGCCTG
- a CDS encoding TraR/DksA family transcriptional regulator — translation MENKEEKTRYSEEELREFDELIQKKLTEARKELDYIKESLSKRNDEGIDNTIGNSKLLEDGAGTAERENLNQMAARLQKFIQQLERAAIRIKNGTYGVCIDTGKLIQKARLRAVPHTQHSIEAKLSRQK, via the coding sequence ATGGAAAACAAGGAGGAAAAGACGAGATACTCTGAGGAGGAACTACGTGAATTTGATGAATTAATCCAGAAAAAATTAACTGAGGCAAGAAAAGAACTTGATTATATCAAAGAATCTTTGAGCAAAAGAAATGATGAAGGAATAGACAATACTATTGGCAACTCAAAACTGCTGGAAGATGGCGCTGGAACCGCTGAGCGAGAAAACCTCAATCAGATGGCTGCCCGCTTACAAAAGTTTATTCAACAGCTCGAACGTGCTGCCATTAGAATTAAAAATGGTACTTATGGCGTATGTATAGATACAGGGAAACTTATTCAAAAAGCAAGGTTGAGAGCAGTACCTCATACTCAGCACTCTATTGAGGCTAAATTATCAAGACAAAAATAA
- the fabD gene encoding ACP S-malonyltransferase, which yields MKAYVFPGQGAQFVGMGKDLYEGSEKGKELFEKANEILGFRITDIMFEGTEEELKQTKVTQPAIFLHSVILALTSDDFAPDMVAGHSLGEFSALVANKTLAFEDALKLVSQRALAMQKACEANPSTMAAVLGLEDEVVEKVCEAINEVVVAANYNCPGQLVISGSNAGVEQAMEKLKEAGAKRVLPLAVGGAFHSPLMEPAREELAKAIEETNFSEPICPVYQNVNAAPANDVATIKANLIAQLTSPVRWTQTVKNMIIDGATSFTEVGPGKVLQGLVKKVERKMEVAQL from the coding sequence TCCGGGACAGGGTGCCCAATTTGTAGGAATGGGAAAAGACCTGTACGAAGGATCAGAAAAAGGGAAAGAATTGTTTGAGAAAGCCAACGAAATATTAGGTTTCCGCATTACTGATATTATGTTTGAAGGAACTGAGGAGGAGCTTAAACAAACCAAAGTTACCCAGCCTGCCATCTTTTTACATTCAGTAATTTTGGCACTTACCTCAGATGATTTTGCCCCCGATATGGTGGCTGGTCACTCTTTGGGAGAGTTTTCAGCTTTGGTAGCCAACAAGACATTAGCTTTCGAGGATGCGCTTAAGCTGGTATCACAGCGTGCTTTGGCTATGCAAAAAGCTTGTGAGGCAAACCCATCTACGATGGCAGCAGTGCTGGGGTTAGAGGATGAGGTGGTAGAAAAAGTGTGCGAAGCTATCAATGAGGTAGTAGTAGCAGCTAACTATAACTGCCCAGGTCAACTGGTGATTTCGGGGAGCAATGCGGGAGTAGAACAAGCCATGGAAAAACTGAAAGAAGCAGGAGCCAAGCGTGTATTGCCTTTGGCAGTAGGGGGAGCGTTCCACTCGCCTTTGATGGAACCCGCTCGTGAAGAATTGGCCAAAGCTATAGAAGAAACCAATTTTAGTGAGCCTATATGCCCTGTATATCAAAATGTAAATGCTGCCCCAGCAAACGATGTGGCAACCATTAAGGCTAATTTGATTGCTCAACTAACGTCACCAGTTCGTTGGACTCAAACCGTGAAAAATATGATTATCGATGGTGCTACTTCTTTCACCGAAGTAGGTCCAGGCAAAGTACTGCAAGGTTTGGTAAAAAAGGTAGAGCGTAAAATGGAAGTGGCACAACTATAA
- the scpB gene encoding SMC-Scp complex subunit ScpB: MRLLQNHVEALIFCASEPISIDELQSCLSELFDTVIPEEEVLQTIEVLTEKYEDGNFAFQICQMSEGYQFLTKPEFQPSIAVLLKQNSKKRLSKAALETLAIIAYKQPITKGQLEQIRGVSCDYTIQKLLEKELVAIKGKAETAGRPILYGTSKKFMEYFGINSLSDLPLPKDLKVDESKAPQANENIPAEGS; the protein is encoded by the coding sequence TTGAGACTTTTACAAAATCACGTAGAGGCACTTATTTTTTGTGCCTCTGAACCTATTAGTATAGATGAATTGCAAAGTTGCCTTTCAGAACTGTTTGATACTGTAATACCCGAAGAGGAGGTATTGCAGACGATTGAAGTACTTACTGAAAAATATGAAGATGGTAACTTTGCTTTTCAAATTTGTCAAATGTCAGAGGGTTACCAATTCTTAACTAAACCTGAGTTTCAACCAAGTATTGCTGTTTTATTAAAACAAAACTCAAAAAAAAGATTATCAAAAGCAGCATTAGAAACACTGGCAATCATTGCATACAAACAACCTATTACCAAGGGGCAGTTAGAACAAATAAGAGGAGTGAGTTGCGACTATACCATTCAGAAACTTTTAGAAAAAGAACTGGTCGCAATCAAAGGAAAAGCAGAGACCGCAGGTCGCCCCATTCTTTATGGAACAAGCAAAAAGTTTATGGAATATTTTGGCATCAATAGCCTGAGTGATTTACCATTACCCAAAGACTTGAAGGTGGATGAAAGTAAAGCTCCACAAGCCAATGAGAATATTCCGGCAGAAGGCTCGTAA
- a CDS encoding ATP-binding protein has product MVHYYKVNCVRDNLRLIREFVTVVLRNLSLSEIEVNQLVLAVDEICSNLIIYSHNCNPDYFLEINIEDQAGKILFEIIDQDANFFDISEYQEPKISNIIKERRKGGVGLMLVNRIMDTVEVSVEDHQNIWRMTKKIAKK; this is encoded by the coding sequence ATGGTTCATTACTATAAAGTAAATTGTGTAAGAGATAATTTACGGCTTATAAGAGAGTTTGTCACAGTAGTACTGCGCAATTTATCTTTGTCAGAAATAGAGGTGAATCAATTAGTATTGGCTGTTGATGAAATTTGTTCCAACCTTATTATTTACTCACATAACTGTAATCCTGATTATTTTTTAGAGATTAATATAGAAGATCAAGCAGGTAAAATCTTGTTTGAGATTATAGATCAGGATGCTAATTTTTTTGATATTTCAGAATACCAAGAACCCAAAATTTCAAATATTATCAAAGAAAGGCGTAAAGGTGGGGTAGGGCTTATGTTAGTAAATCGAATTATGGATACAGTAGAAGTGTCAGTAGAAGACCACCAAAATATATGGCGCATGACCAAAAAAATAGCCAAGAAATAA
- a CDS encoding pseudouridine synthase produces the protein MNKKRNDEVRNTSGKNSNGQSKHKNIDKKKVFFSKKDKRDRKPDNRRNRNQEDNPNPKFKSNNTSRKPKFNKDAKFNNKDSRNRDRDRDNGADRKNGPKDHRRPNKFKQPFQKRNSDRKQSGPPNYDLQKPGSKANKHQDREGNRGKERTQRHNEPEKMRLNRFISNSGVCSRREADKLIEMGMISVNGKVITEMGFQVSPTDTVKYGKRLLKREKFVYVLLNKPKDFITTTNDPQDRKTVMDLIKNSCDERIYPVGRLDRNTTGLLLFTNDGEVAKKLSHPSHDVKKVYQVELDKPLKDEDLDSIAEGVILEDGYAAVDEIAILNPERTLVGVEIHIGRNRIVRRIFNHLDYEVVKLDRTMYAGLNKKNIDRGDWRYLSEKEVIRLKYFA, from the coding sequence ATGAATAAGAAAAGAAACGATGAGGTAAGAAATACCTCAGGAAAAAACAGCAATGGTCAGTCTAAACACAAAAATATAGATAAAAAGAAGGTTTTTTTTAGCAAAAAAGATAAAAGGGACAGAAAACCAGATAACCGAAGAAACAGAAACCAAGAAGATAACCCCAACCCTAAATTCAAATCAAACAATACTTCCCGAAAGCCTAAATTCAATAAAGACGCTAAGTTTAATAATAAAGATAGTAGAAACCGAGACAGAGATAGAGATAATGGTGCTGATAGAAAAAATGGGCCAAAAGACCACCGAAGACCCAACAAGTTTAAACAACCTTTCCAAAAACGCAATTCGGACAGAAAACAGTCTGGCCCTCCTAATTATGACCTGCAAAAACCTGGAAGTAAGGCGAATAAACACCAAGACCGTGAAGGTAACCGTGGCAAAGAACGTACTCAAAGACATAATGAACCAGAAAAAATGCGCCTCAACCGATTTATTTCTAACTCAGGAGTTTGTTCTCGCCGTGAAGCAGACAAGCTCATAGAGATGGGAATGATCAGTGTAAACGGCAAGGTAATTACCGAAATGGGATTTCAGGTAAGCCCTACTGACACTGTAAAGTATGGCAAGCGGTTATTGAAGCGTGAAAAGTTTGTGTATGTATTGCTCAATAAACCTAAAGACTTTATTACTACCACCAATGACCCGCAAGATAGAAAGACCGTGATGGATTTGATTAAAAACTCTTGTGATGAGCGAATCTATCCTGTAGGACGTCTAGACCGTAACACAACTGGTTTACTGCTGTTTACCAATGATGGTGAAGTAGCTAAAAAGTTATCACACCCTTCACACGATGTTAAGAAGGTATATCAGGTAGAACTGGATAAACCATTGAAAGATGAAGACTTGGACTCAATTGCTGAAGGGGTAATTCTGGAAGATGGCTACGCTGCTGTAGATGAAATAGCGATACTCAACCCTGAAAGAACATTGGTTGGTGTAGAAATTCACATTGGACGAAATCGCATTGTACGCCGTATTTTTAACCACTTGGACTATGAAGTAGTCAAACTTGACCGTACCATGTATGCAGGTTTGAACAAGAAAAATATTGACCGTGGTGATTGGAGATACCTGAGCGAAAAAGAAGTAATTCGCTTGAAGTATTTTGCTTAA